The sequence below is a genomic window from Cryobacterium arcticum.
CAATTGCCATCACTCCAGCACTTGTCGCGACCATCCGCTTTGAAAATCGTTTCATCGAATTCCCCCCATATTCTTGCTAGACAGAACGCAACCGACCGCTCCTCGTCGTCTTAGAAGAGCTACTCAGCATCTCCCCCCGGTCGCCTGGTTTCATAGTGCCCAATCCGGGCTGCAATTGCTACCCTCTCGATTCCTTTGGAAGGTACCGCGAATATGCCGTCGAGGTCGACGGCCTCACACACGATGTAGAGGGTGCGCCCTTGGCCTCCTGCCGGATTCGAAGGCTCCTGCCGCTCGATACCGCCTTTTTGCGATCGCAGCACGCCGCCACTGAAGCGCTCACGCTCATATGCTGCGCGCACGGTGCACTCGTTCGGCTCGCGAAGCAGCCTCATCGCTCACGCTTGCCGGTTGGAAACCGGTGTGATCCTGACTGCGCCGTGGGGAGCGAAGCAGAGGAGCGGCGTTGGCAGTATGGCACCCGACAACCACCCAGCAGGGGGTTGGGAGGGCGAGGAGCGTAGCGACGAAGTAAGGGCCCGGTGAGCCTAGCGAGGCGGGAGAGGGAGACACAGAGATCGAGCGAAGCGACAGTCGAAAGTGCTCCCGAAGGGATGTCGGCTGCGCCGACCACCAAGCTAGATTTCATGCAGCGAAGCGAAATGAAAACGACGCTTGGTGCCATCCCCCCTTATGCCCTTTTCTTTCTCCTCACGTATTCGGAGCTTCAGCGGAGAATCGTGTCGCTTTTTGCTGGTGTATCAGCGGAAATGGATGATTCAACACCTCTGTTAACAACCCCGTTGACGCAGTCAACAGCACTGGGGGTTGTTAACAGTGGCATCCATTTCCGTTGGAAAGGCGGGGTTTGGCTGTCAACGGCTTTCGAGGTGCCTTGGCACCGTGTTGACAGCCATTGAGCGCAGCGACGCAGAGCGCACTTCCACCTCTGACTCAATGCTCGTTTCACCCCGCCGCAGCCGCGGGCACGCGGCTGCTTGTGCCTCATCATCAGCGCGGTGCTCAGCTCTGCTGAGCACCTCCTGATGCGACTTCATCAGTGTCAGAGCCGTCTCGAAGAGGCTGCGCTGACTATCCGCTTCGACCGACGGAGGAGGACGAATCGGGGCTCGTGACAGCCGTGCAACGGCGCCCGCTTCTGCGTTTCACCTCAGGCCATTGGGCACAGAGTCGATACAAAAGAAGTCGCCTGGTTGGCGGCACAACGGAGTCTCGACCGCACGCAGCGGCGATAGGTAAGCCGCCCACGGCGACGCTCTAGAACGCTTTCCGACGTCGTGGCGCAATACGCCACATGCACCTGGGCAAGCCACGGCGTCCTGCCCGGATCCGCCTGGGTGGCTGTTATGCCGTCGTGGCGAAAGGGAACATGCATACGAATGTCGCGCTCCCTCTTGAGGGCAACCCGTGACCACGCAATGGACAGGGTCTGACCACTTGATGGCCACTGGATTCGACACCACTTTTGGAGGGCGCGGAGTGACCGATGTCCGGCCCATTGGCGGCCGAAAACCGGCCGAAGCAGGACCGCCAATGAGTCCGCAGGAAATGCGTTGTGTGTGCGGCCCGCTTGTGACCATTGGGTGGCCACTAGGCGGCCACGACAGCGAACATAAGTACGAATAGAGCCCCAATCCTTCGATGCAGGTTGCTCTAGTTGCCGTCGAGCTAGAGCTGATTGATAGCAAGCACTGCCTGAGGGCATGGCTACCAGGAATCTCGACGCCGACGCTGGCGAATGCCTGCAAAGCTGAGCGTTTTCTGCCAGTGTCCGAAAGGCCTGTTCACGGATCCGTTCGTATACGAGCAACCCCGCGTTCATACGCGGCGACGCTGACATTACAGCGGTGGCGATATCGGGCGAGTACCTCTAGTCTTCCCTCCATGACCAGGTCCGCACGAACACCCAGCGACGATGACGGGCTGCTCGGCCCACAGGTCTCGGACATCGCGGTCCAGGGTCTTGCAGACGCCATAGCCCAATTGGGCAACGATCGCGAGTACTTCGTTAAGGCTCTCACTGACTTCCTACTGGCGATGAAGCCGATCGCGCGCGGGCTGACAGAAGACCAGGTGCAGTTCCTTATCGAATCAGGCTCATTTACCGCTGCAGAATGGGCAGCAACATCCGCATCGGTGGACCGAGGGGGTCTGCAGGTCAGCACCGCCGAGGAATGGTTGCTCGATTTTCTAGCGACGACGTCACTAGAAGACACAGCAGATTTCCTCGATTGGAGCGATGACCGCGTTCGTGCGGCAGTGGCCAACGGGCAGCTGTACGGCATCGAGGTGTCGGGTCGCCTCCGCTTCCCCAGATGGCAGTTCAATGCTCCCTCGGGGCTACTTCCCGGGCTGCCTGAAATCATCGCTTCCGTCACACCGCGATGGCACTGGCAAAGCACCGCTGGATTCATGTTGTCCGAACAGAGCGAACTCGTCGGCGAATCTCGTATGACTCCTGTTCAGTGGCTCCGCGACGGACGTGAAGTGAAGAACGTAATCAATCTCGTCAAGGCTTCTGATTGGCGATGAGCGACTGCCCACCAGCACCTTCTACTGCCCCGACGTTGGGCAACCATTTGCTCAGTCCATGGCCAAAGTCGGGCTGGCGCCCCACGCTAAGCCGTGCCAATTCTGCTCGGATATGAGTGGAGTACTAATCGAATGCACCGGTGAGTAGAGTCGGGCATCGCGGAACTGATGCCGCCACCGTCCACGCCGACCAGGGCAAGAGGAAACCGATGTGCGAGCCAAACCTAGGTAGTGAATGCCGCCCGATTCGTGCAAATGAATTCGACGCGACAGCGCTGGCGGCAGAGGTGCAGCCGGATGCGAAAGGTGAAGCCAAGAACAGCGCTCCGGGCCATTCACCCATCATCAACAATGGACTCCTTCCTCTGTTCATGGTGCTCACGGGAGATGAGACCTCCGACGGATGGGGCAAACAAGCAGGTCAATACGTTCGCCACATCCGCCGGAGCACCAAGGCCGGCCCGACGTTCTCCGAGCTATTCGACGCTCTTTTGTCCGACCAGGAAATCTGGGCGGGACGGATACCAGCATCAGTCCGCCACCAGTTTCGACTCAGCGTGGCTGTCCACTGGCGCCGCAATCAGTGGATCAGGTTCACCAAACGCACCCGCTCGTTGTCTGAGGGCCCAGCGTCTTTCCATTCCCGCCGGCACCAGAAAGGGAAGCCAGAATAGCAGCCGTTCGTTGTCGTAGGGCTTTTAGTCGGCGCGGGCATCCGCCTTCGTCTTCATCGAATCAAGAACACCCAGAAGGAAAGCAATGAACGAAAGATCCTGGCGCGATCTGTGGCCGCCGTTCCGGGTCGCACTCGTTGAGGAGACCGCGAGGTGCTTGGCGGACCAGCAGTCTGCTGCCACAGGCGGCGAGCGGCCACGCTGGGAAGAGCTGACCGCTCTGGGACAGCGCGATTTGACGGACAACATCGCTGGCATCTTCCTCGCTCAAGATCAGGCCATGCATAATCTGATGGAACGGGGATTACCGTTGTGAGCTGCGAGGCAGAATTAGCCGAAACTCCGTTGATCAAGACCCCGCTAGTCCCGGAAGCCGAGACGCATGTTGTGGTGGCCGGCGACTGGCACGGAAATATCGACTGGGTCGGCAGGGCCATTCCATCTATTGCCCGCGACACCATTGGGGTCAGAACGATCCTCCACCTCGGAGACTTTGGGATTTGGGCGGGCGTGCGTGGCCGCAAGTACCTCGATGCCGTCGATTTCTGGTGCGGGAAGGCCGGCATCTCTAGAGTGCTCGTCACACCTGGAAACCACGAGGACTGGAAATGGCTCAAGAGTGAATTCGACTCGCAGCCCGGGCAACCAGTAAAGCTGAGTTCCGCTGTCGAGGTACTCCCCCGCGGCTATCGATTCACGATCGCCAACAAGACCTTCGCGTCCTTCGGCGGTGCCGCCTCCGTTGACTTTGAGCAGCGTACAGCGGGCATCGGCTGGTTCCCCGGTGAACTACCCACGGAACACGACGTTGCGCATGCCGTCGCTGGTGGCTACGCGGACATCCTTCTCACGCACGAAACCGTTGACGGTGGCACTGCCGCTACGGAATCCGTGCTCAACCGCAATCCAATGGGCTGGAGCCCCGAAGCCCTGGCCTATTCGAGCCGGTCGCGCGAGCTCGTCACGCAGGTCTGGGAAGGTATCGCGCCGAAGGTGCTGTTTCACGGTCACATGCACGCGGCCGACGAGATCACCCTGCCTTCCGGGCAGCAAGTCATTTCCCTAGGCCGTGATGGCCAGGCGAAGAATCTCGCTCTCCTCGAGTTATCGACCCTGCATTGGCAGTGGCTCGAGGGCCCACGCAAGGCGCCGCGGGTTCGACGGACGCGAGACTGGGTGACCCAGTACATGACACGGCCTGACTGCGAGAATACCGCTGACTGAGCCGCATCAGTTGGTTCTCTTACTGTGCGCGTCTCTCCATGATCGCTTTGGTGAGCGCCGCCGCTTCGAACACCTCGGTGAGGATCATTGCCATTAGCTTGAGAACGTCTTCGGCGTCCACCTGCGCCGGGGGGTCTTCAATATCCCCGTGAGCCATGTCATTGCCGAGATGCCGGATCGCGTGCGCGGCCTCTCGAAGCGCCGGGCGAATCAGCTGAGCGGATGCCATAGCGTCTATCTTTGCGATCAGGTTGCCTTTGGTGATCGCTTGGCTTTTCGCGGTTGCTTCAATCGTCGTTCGTGCCATAAGTATCGCTGCAATGAAGGCGCCGATTCCAGCCGCCTGGAAGGCCTCGGATGCACACCTTGCGACATGTATCGGAACGTCCGGGAATTCACGCGACGACACAAAAGTCGGGTGCCACACGACGATGTTCGCGGTGTCCATAAGAATGTTGCTTGCGTTGTTGAGCACAGACGATCCAATGTCAGTGTTCGGCCCCGTGACTATTGCAACATTCAGCGCCCCGCAGTTCCCACAACGGGCGGCAACGTGAGCCCGTTTGCTGGTCACGGATGACTTGTATCCGTGACCGTCCGTAGAGGTGCGCAGAGAATCGGTCTGGCTGTACGCAAACACTGGCGCCATCTCGGAGACAACACTGCAGTATGCGCAATTCTTGGATGTCATTCTCAGAGTGTCCCACACACTCCACGGCCTCTCGGCTGCCTGGGTGAGCCTTCCCGGATTGCCTATATATGTACAGCCCGCGCTCTGGCCTGGACCCCGCGCGCCGTGTAGATCGAGTGAGAGAACCGCGGTCTGCAGCGCGCTTGGGGATGGGGATCGGCGATCGAGTGCCCTGGGCTGGCACCTTGACTGCGCCACCTGCCGCCCAAGCAGAGCCGCCGGTCCCCGAACGGGGGTATCCGCGCAGATCAGAATGCTGAAAGTCTTGTTCCAGTCATTATCGAAAGGTTCACCGTGAGCGTCGCCAAACATCAGCTTGACGGCTTTTTCTCGCGAATCGCATTCCCGATAGACGTGGAGGACTTGAAGGTCGACCGAAATGGCGCACGAGTCAGTGCCCTGCGTATTTCCGTGCCAGCCATTGGTTACTCCCGCGATTGGGCCACAGAATCGCGATTGTGGGTGTCCGATCCGACCAGCGAATCCAATGATTTCTCGCTCCCAAACGTGACACCAGTCAAGGCTAGTGATCCGATTCAATACCTAGGCGTGGCTATCGTTGCCGAGATATTGGTCACTGCCCAGGGCCAGTTCAAGTTGGCAGCTCACGCGTCGGCTGAGACGCCAGCGATGGCCTACGTGCAGGCTTGCGTCGCGTTTCTAACCGCAACGGTCCCCCAACAATTGACGGGGCCATATGCATCTGGAATCTCGGCGTACGGCGTCGGCGAGGTCCGGAAGCACTTCGACCCATTCATGCGCTGGCTTGATGCATGGGCGAATGAAGCCCGTATCGTCCAGAGCGACCGCGTTCCGCATGCAAGTGCCGACGGAGCGCCGGACAACAGGTCCGCCCTCAGCAGCGTTACCAAATCACCGACGAGCCTCGTGCCCCAAGGAGAAATGACCTTCGAACAATTCAAGGTTTCCTTCGGCTCGACGAGCTCTAGGGAAGCACTCGGCTATGCGATGAATCAAGCAGAGGCGAACTGGTTTCTGGCATCTGAGGCGAATCTCCATGCCTATTACGTCAAGTGGCTGTCAGAACCCAGGCCAGCCACAGCAAGGGAACCTCGTCCATCGCCCCGGGCTGGTTCGCCGTACACCCCGCAATCGACCTGGGCTCTCCCGGCTCCGCAGCTCGATTTCTCGAGGACGCCCGGCCGGGTAGGCGGCTTCATCCTTACGATCCTCGGGATCTTCTTCGTTACCGTGCCGCTCATCTGCCTCCCTCTTTCGATCACCGGCCTCGTCCAATCTGTGCGAGCCCGGAATAGGATTCCACCCGGAGCGCCGGGCCGAGGACTCACCATTGCCGGGGTCACTATCGGAATCGTGGCCATATCGCTCACATCGCTACTGATGTTGGCCGCCATCTCCGGAGCCCTCCTCAATAACTCTTGAGTAGCGCTGGCTGCGCCCCGGAGAGGCGACAGCGGTCAAACGACGGATTTGGCCCAGCAGGTAGCAGTTGAACTGGCTATGTTGTCCCATGGAAAAGAATTCTCTGGGCAATTTCCGTATTGTCAGCTGTTCCTGCCCCGATCAGATGACGGGCGAGGGATTGCCAATTGATGTGGAACGACTCCTCCGGGCAGAACTCACCTGGAACGTTCTCGCAAGTCTGTTGTTATCGACGCGGTTAGCCATTCTGGGCGAGTTCGATTCGAAAGCGTTTGGTCTTTGTTTCAATGACCAGACCTTCCCCTGCCGGATAAAATGCAACGAATGTCGCTGGCAAGACGACCTGCAGCGGCGGGAGCATGTTCGCTTTGTGCACGCTCAATACCTCAGGGGTGCGGGTGGCATGCCATTTGGTTCGGTCCTCGGCGCTAAGCGTTTGCGCTACGCCGGCTTCCATGAGGATGGAGGGAACGCCAAACGATGCCGTAAACCAGCAGTCGGTGAGGCGGACTGCTTCCAGCTGCGGACCCCGCGCGTACCATGCTCTGAGTTCGACACCGCATGCATCGAGCTCAAGGGTTTTACCAGAGTACGCAGAGACGATGCAGCCTCCATCCGGTGTTAGCCATGCCCCGTATATCCAGTCGCGGGCGTCGTCCTGCCTAGCGCTGGCCATAGTTTCGAGGGCGTTGGTAAGACGGTCTTCGATTGGTTCGATGATGGCGGTTAGGGAGATGTCGTCCGTGGTCAACCTATGGCCTGCCATTTCTATGGACTCCGCAATATCGTCGTGTGATGAGTCCGGCGGCAGTCCAAGGACGGCAACTGCAGCAGCCATTCGCTCATCAAGGGTGCCGAGTTGAAGCGAACGACTCGCCGCGGCCTGTACTCGTTTCGCGAAGAGGACCGTACCGTCCGCCGAGAAGACCCACACGAACTCGAGTAGCGTTATTAGCAGGATTCGGCGATCAGGGTCGAAATCGATACCCCGAAGGGCCGCCTGGATCTTGAGCGGATGTGAATCTTGGTTCCAAGCTCCAAACGCTGCAGTCACCTCGGGGGTGCCTGCTAGGGCCGTCTCGAAGAGGACGCGGCCGGACTGGTCATATACGTGCAGAACGAGGTCCGAGTCCAAGATCGCTACAGAGTCACGATGGGGCATTGCGAAGTGTCGGACTACATCGTGATGGAGACTGATGATCTTGGTCAGCTCTCCGTCGAGGCCAACAACGTGCGCTCGCGCGCGATTAGGGCTTGCGGCAGACTCGCGTCGCTGCCACAGTAGCCACGTCAGAGATCTGAGTCGGACTGTCGTCGCTTTCACCGGAATACGTTCTGAGGCGGGAACTGTAACTCCCTGGAATGGAGCGTCAGGCCGCCCGAGATATGTTGGGGCAGACCCGCGCTCGAGGACCGCGCGACGGCTGAGCTCGTGACTACGCGCCAGCCTTTCCACATTGCGCTCGGCACCGTTAGTTCCAACTACTGGGGAGCTTTGAAGCGCCGAGATGTTGACCACGACGGGTTGTACAGCCAAACGCCCCATACGAAATCCTGCCGGCGGTGTTTGCATCTGGGCACGAGCGAGGGCACCTTCATCTGGCTGGCTTTGTTGACCAACTCGCTCCACCGTTTCCCCGTTCTTCAACATGTAGGAGAAAAGCGTGGCCGCACGACGCCGATCGATTCGAGCGGAAGTGCACATCGCCCGCAACACATCCTCCCGAGTGGCAGACCATTGGGTCTTTTCGAGCAAAGCGCGAGCATCGGCAACTGCTTCACGTTCTGAGATCCACGCGGACACTCGGATACGAGCGGTCATTCGAGCATCCGCTCCGAGAGTTTCCACGTAGGCCAGCGTCCGATCATCGGGGTACATGGCGTAGATGGCCCGACCCGTCGAGTCGATAAGTGGCATCGATGGTGGCAAACCGAACGTGGAGCTACTGAACCGTTCGATCGCGTCGAGGACGCTCGCCATGCCCCCGACCTGGACGACCCCCGCGCGCTGGTAGTGCCTCGCGGTCATAGCCGCGTCAAAGTCACGCAACGCATTGAAATACTCGTCGTTGTTCCCCATGCAGTCAGGCTACAAGCCCGCTCACTCCGCAAAGGTGAAGCGGCCAACCGATCCCATCCATGGGTGATCACGGACGCCCCGCGTGTAGGAGAACATCCTCATTCTTGAGGACGAAAGGGGGGTCGTGCAGGAGCGAGACGCTACTTAGCGTGAGACTATGACTTCCGTAGTAAGGCGAATTAGCCAGATCACCCAGCCGCGTGGCGGATACGTCAACCCGCGCACGATGGAGACGATCCAGCTTGGAGACGGTCACACTCAGGTTCTCGACCACAAGGCCGAGAACATTCATGCCACCACGATGGGCATGGCCGTTGACTACCTGTCGCGCCTCGCAAATGGCGCTGAGCCGGGGGACGCATTCCAGATTTCGATTAGGGGCGCTGTCCGACTTCATGCCAGAGAAGTCATCACAACACTTGACCTAGGTCGTCTAACTCCGGTTGTGGATGTGGACTATCTGCGCAGCGAGCCGGAGGCCCGGGAGATGGAGTACATCGCCGATGCGCTTCTGAACCTGGAGGCATTGCGACCGGGCCTCATTCCGGATGATGACGCGATTCGCGCAGCGGTGCATCTGGTTGGCTACGACATCGCTTTCCGAGTGGGGCCCGATTTCTATGTGGATCAGCGCTCGATTCCAGATGCCGCCACCATCGCCCATATCCGCACCATGGTTGAGAGGGCCGTGGCGTTCTTCACCAGCCATGGCCCGATCACCGAAGACGGCTTCAGGCCAGTCAACAGGCAGTCAATGACGGAGGTGGTGGACTCAGGTGACGGGGACTTTCTCACCGCGGATACTCTGTGGGATTTCAAGGTGTCAGTGAGCCCGCCGACGAATAAACACACGTTGCAACTACTCATGTACCTCATCATGGGTCGGCACTCGGGTCAGGATCAGTACGGGTCGCTCACTCACCTTGGGATCTTCAATCCCCGTCTGAACACGGTTTATCGATTTGCTTACGCCGATGTTCCCGGCGACGTCGTAAGCGCGGTATCCCACGACGTCATCGGATACGCGCTCGCCTAACCCCTGCAAGGCCGCCTAACAGGCAATGCTCCGCGTCTCACCCCCAAACGGCCACTCCGCCCTGACGCTAAGTTGTCGTAGAACGCTGTGCCCGTCGGACAGCGAAGACCGAAGGCACACCATGAAGAAGAGCGCCACCCGCCCCACCCTCCTCGGCCTCGCCGCCGTTGCTGCGCTCCTGCTCACTGGCTGCGCTGCAGGCTCTACCAACAGCCTCACGCCGACCGTCGAGTCCACCTCGGCGACTCCCCCGATGGCTGAGCCCGTCAAGGCACCGGCCACCGGCGACATCGTAGACGCTGCGACCGCGGCCGAGCTGAAAGACGCAGCGCTGGGCCAGCGCGGCTACCCGCTGGATGACGGCACGTTCGTCGTGGTGAATAAGAACGAGCCGCTGCCCGCCGCAGTACAAGCCGATGCTGATGTGAAGGCTGCTGCAATTCTCGCTCCGGCTACGAACTACTCCGAAGACTTCGGAGCTGCTGAATCGGCTCTCGGCCAGGCTCAGGCCTACGTGGCCAAGAACACGGGCAAACGAGTGGCAGTCGCGTGGAAGATCACCGCCTTTGAGAATGTCATGGCGGAGAACACCACGGATTACTGGATTGTGACGGTCGGCGAAGACAAGACCGCCCACTACTTCTCCCAGGCAGAAGCCCAGGCAGCCATCGAAGCATGGCTCGCTGGCAGAGACGACGCTGCGACCTATGCCGTGGTCTGCGTCGGCTGAACTACGCTCGCCTCAGCACCACCGAAGCCCACCCCGCGATCTTGGTGGGCTTCCCGGAGAGCGGGGCTCGGTGGGAGGGGGTATGGTGCCGACATGGACCCAGATCTGGGTATCGCGCCCCCAAACTGCGAGCTCTGCTTACTGCCGATGAGAGCCGAGGGCCCGCCCGAAAGTCCGTTTTGGCGGTGCCCGTCGTGTGAGTTGGTGAGCCTGGTTTAGCAGTCGACCCTCGCTGCGTGGCGCCGCAGGTAATTCAACC
It includes:
- a CDS encoding metallophosphoesterase family protein yields the protein MIKTPLVPEAETHVVVAGDWHGNIDWVGRAIPSIARDTIGVRTILHLGDFGIWAGVRGRKYLDAVDFWCGKAGISRVLVTPGNHEDWKWLKSEFDSQPGQPVKLSSAVEVLPRGYRFTIANKTFASFGGAASVDFEQRTAGIGWFPGELPTEHDVAHAVAGGYADILLTHETVDGGTAATESVLNRNPMGWSPEALAYSSRSRELVTQVWEGIAPKVLFHGHMHAADEITLPSGQQVISLGRDGQAKNLALLELSTLHWQWLEGPRKAPRVRRTRDWVTQYMTRPDCENTAD
- a CDS encoding DUF4145 domain-containing protein, whose amino-acid sequence is MLNNASNILMDTANIVVWHPTFVSSREFPDVPIHVARCASEAFQAAGIGAFIAAILMARTTIEATAKSQAITKGNLIAKIDAMASAQLIRPALREAAHAIRHLGNDMAHGDIEDPPAQVDAEDVLKLMAMILTEVFEAAALTKAIMERRAQ
- a CDS encoding DUF4190 domain-containing protein yields the protein MSVAKHQLDGFFSRIAFPIDVEDLKVDRNGARVSALRISVPAIGYSRDWATESRLWVSDPTSESNDFSLPNVTPVKASDPIQYLGVAIVAEILVTAQGQFKLAAHASAETPAMAYVQACVAFLTATVPQQLTGPYASGISAYGVGEVRKHFDPFMRWLDAWANEARIVQSDRVPHASADGAPDNRSALSSVTKSPTSLVPQGEMTFEQFKVSFGSTSSREALGYAMNQAEANWFLASEANLHAYYVKWLSEPRPATAREPRPSPRAGSPYTPQSTWALPAPQLDFSRTPGRVGGFILTILGIFFVTVPLICLPLSITGLVQSVRARNRIPPGAPGRGLTIAGVTIGIVAISLTSLLMLAAISGALLNNS